The Ziziphus jujuba cultivar Dongzao chromosome 12, ASM3175591v1 sequence ATTCCCATTCTACTGAAACTTTACTTTCTTTAATCTGTACATTAGAGATTCTACAGATTTTTGTATTCTAGTGCCATCTGTTTGCCTCAATTCCTGAGATACCTGATGCAAACTGTGAACCCCTCGACCCAAATTGGCAATTGATGGAGCAGCAGGAAGAGATTCAGCAACACATTCAATCCCATCTCCATACATAAGCAACCCCATGCAAGTTGCAATGCTACCCCCGAATGTAGCCCATGGCAGAAAACCAATTGGTCGGACTTGCCTTTTCCTCATTATTTCATAGAATGCTGTTCTCATGGCTGAAAAGCTGGTTTTCTCAGCAGAGGCTATAACACCATGAGCAACAGCCCGTATATTCTCAGCAGAAGCAGTTGCCTTAAGGACAGGCGTTGTTTTGATCCCAGAAGTTGCAAATCCTGGAGCAACAACTTTCGAAGGAACAAAAGTCTTGGCTAGAGCAACTACTTTCTGGCTTTGGGTCATCATCAGTTTAAGTGAAGCAGGAACTTTAAATGTTACAGCCTTCATAATGGTTGAGGCAGGAACAACTTTAGAGAGAGATGTAGCTCCTATAACTGCAGTTGCCCCTGCCCCCACAGCCACCATAGGTTTCTCAGTCAATAATCGCTTCATGCCCATCTGTTTTGACATTTCTTCTTCACCTTCAGAATCTGTAATGATCTGACCAACCAAATCCTTAACTTCTGGAGGCACGTGAACATTCCAGTGTTTCCTAAGACCTGCTAAGTTACTGGCATCCACTACTGCAACTATGGTCTTGAACTTCTTAGCCTGATCCCGGAGGGCCTGTATAAAGAGAACTTGTGATTTGTCCTCAATTGAAAGCTCAGAAAAATCAGTCACGCTAGAGTTCGCATTCCCTAATTTGTCAATAGGCAGTCTACCAGCATTGTTCATAGCAATTCTCAGCCCCTCAACTGCAACCCTAAAGATGTAAACCTCAGATATGATTTGGTTATCCACAGCTTCACCTCTGTTTATACTGTATAGCATTTTCTGCGAATGAGCTAGAGCCTTTCCAATTGATGGGATAtcttcaaatatattatatagatccACAAGTAATGAATAGATGGATTTAGCAAAAGGTGGGGCCTCATAATTATGTTGTAGCTGAATTTCTTCTGGGGCAATCTCCAAAACAGAGCTCGACGGACTTAACCTCTTTATTGATAAATCCATGTATGGTGCCAACAATTGGACCATTTGTGACTGGATATTGTTAGTTGAGAAAAGCCTCATTGAACTCGATGAAACAGGTATACCCACCTTCTGTGGAACCAGACTACTAACTAATCCTTGGTACTTGCTCACCGCATCAAGGTCCTCTGAGGTGCTATTATCCGCAATAGAAGAATTCAAACATTTTGACTCAATCTCCAAGAATGACGACCCAACCTCAAGAGCTGCTTTCTTGGCTGCTAAAAAATTCCCATGAAAACTGGTCCCAAAAATCTCTCGTAAAACCAAGTTGCTCGCAACATTTTCGTAGTTCTCCTTGCTAACCTTATCCAGAAAACATCTTCTGAGAACTTCAAAGGATGATGTTGGAAGTAAGCTATCAACACCATCCCCCAATTCCCTATCTTCAGTTGTGGGTGAATGACCAACCTGAGCAATGACAAGCTCAGGTCTAATTTCCCCAATTAGACACTCAGAATCTGATACCGACCGCTCAGATAAATTCTGAACAGATAGAATGTATATCAGGGATTGAGTTTCGGGCTCACGAACTGCATACACAAACTGTTTCGTTTCTTCGGGAATCGAAAGTTTGCTAACAAAGTCGTTGGATACTCTTAGGTCATCCGGTTTGAACATAGAAAAGGGCCAAACATTTTTTAGATTCCAGACAAATGCAAGTACCATTGCGACAACATCAAAACTCCCTGTTCACAGTGATGATGGCAATGTCAAAGTATAACACAACAAAAAATGCAACCCACCCCTAAACTTACAAAGTGAATTTATTAACCACAACATGTTATTCATCATTCCGCTAAAAGCCCAAAATTCTAAACTCCTCTTTTTAAATAACTCCTActcatacttttttattttttattttttcgatctcgaaaataaaaacaaatagagCATGAAACACAAGTAATCGACAAACATCAGCAAATCATGAATATTAGTCTGCCTAACTATCAACAAAATGTCATTCACACTTGTGAACTCAACAAACTGAAATTATTAACCACAACATGTTATTGATCATTTGGCCAAAAACCCAAAATTCTAAACTCCAAAAGTAAtcatacttttctttttcttgaaaaatcaaacaaacaGAGCATGAAACACAAGGTAATTAAACAACCAACAAGAAATCAAGCATGTTAATCGGCCTAACCATAACAGATCTCACctaaaagaaccaaaacttTTCccgataaaattaaatttatataaaattggcACAATTgggtcaaacaaaaaaaaatcgcaAAATAAATACTTGGATTGGTCGTTTTCAGATACCTGATTGATTGTCGCGAATGATCTACGCAATCTGGAAGCGGTGACGAATTCTTGGCACCAAAATTCCAATTGAATAAAAAACTTCTGAGATTCCAGTTTCGCCGACTGAGCACTGTTACTTAAAACGAATTAAATGCGAAAACGCTACTGGCGgtttttcaatctctttgccaTTTTACCTATAGCTCTCTCCCCCAATTGGAGAAACAAAAACAACCTGATAAACAgacaaggaaaaaaacaaaagaaaaaaaaagaaaaaagaaaaaaagaagaaggacaAACAGaatgaaaaattgtttttgtttttaattttggagAGAAAAGGTCTACGCTCTTCTTCTCCTTTGATCCTCCAACTAATGGATTTACACCCGCTTTTTCTAGGGCAGgatttgatattaaatatttgtttttatgttttgacttatatattattattatttttttacttggtCGTTCTCATtaaaatcattttgttttttgttttttaatcttattCTCATCAATTatctgatttattttttattctccttcaatataatgtttatttttcacttttgaaaaaaaaaaaaaacaattctgtGTAACTATTATTTCGAATTGTAGATAACATCTTAACAAAGATATCATTTTGTATTGTAGATgacatattaacaaaaaaaaaaaaaaaaagcattataatttattttccttttagaaAATGTAATTTGCCATTATGAGTCATCCATCACTAATGGACTTATGACATAAATGGCAATTTAGTTGGACatttttatgagtttattttCCTATATGGtacaatcatttttatttttatttttaaagtatgTAATCCAATATAGTTTTTTAAGTTTCAAAGGTGGACATGAAATTTTAGTTCTAAATAGAtttggataaaattaaaaaatttctataaaaatttttgatatttctacaaaatttttattgaaatttttatcaaatatccacattaattattttacaattttataaaaaaaaattcataatttttatgaaaatttttaaatttttatgaaattttcaaaatttttgtaaattttttattaaatttaattttttaaaaattttttatcaaaaaaattaattaatgttattgatttttaattgtttacttattcattatttgtttactataataaatttgatatttctataaatattataaagtagatataaattataatatataaaaaaattcaaatatgtatatgtaataaataataaatattttaaagtagataaatattttaaagatatataggaaatataatttttacaaatGTAGCTAAATGAATTGATAGAATGTTGAATACTTAAGGAAATATTATCAAGTAGTAACTTGTGAATACTATTTCAAActcaatcataaaaaaataataatttttcatataatcaacaaatatcatataaatattatcaaGAAAGATAGCCACATTTAATACATGATCCATATGGttagcatattaataattatatgcaaaattatcaaaaatatacaacatttaataattattttttatattttatatctcaaaataaaaataataaaaagatcaaTAATTTTTAACTACCAAggagttttatgtgatattaaaATAACAGTTTTCAAATACCAAGGAGTTTTATGtagtattaaaatgatattttatgaactgataatgtaattataataattattttatatatcttaattaataaatacttttattaaatatgtatttttttattgataataatatatttataactattaatgcttattatatattgattaactaagagaaatataaaatttatttaacattttgttgtttttacaATCAacttggtaattaattaatcaaataaactatttctaaaatttcaataaaaatttctatttttttgaaataaatttctatcaatttctattatttttatgaatttttatcaacatttgataattttttatattttcataaatattttcttattttgaacaTTTGATATTTCTATTAATACTAATTTTTTGAACCTTTGCAATGTAGtgataaataacaaaacttatttttatatgatatgcTACATCTCCTAATTTCCAAATTGACATCTAAatgaagaaatataacatatttatctactttaaaaaaaaaagaaaaagaaaagactatgcgttttgtttttgataaataagGAAGGAATAGTTTTAGCAATAAGCATTGAGCAATGAAGATTATCTTTAGTTATCATTTCCATTTAGGTtgcttgttaaaaaaaaaaaaaaaaaaaaaaaaaaaaaaaaaaaaaaaaacactaaacatgaaaaaaatgaaacggTCCAAAATTACTGGACATGGTATAGTTATACTAATAACGCTTAGTATAGTTGTTATATTAATAAGGCTAATGTttacttcaaaaataataatattgaataaGGTCAAGAGCTTAGTGCATTGACAATTAAACAACAGGTCTTATATGCCTCATTGATTGAcgtaaaaaattatcaaagcacagagaaatgtatttatatacaaaataaagaaGAGCTTATAACATTTTTTGGGAGAAAAGGAAGATGACTTAACTCTCTACTGCGTGCTGAAGTATGGAAGATGACTTAACTCTCTACTGCATGCTGAAGTATCTCATTATTCTGTTTAAAAAGAGCTTAACATTGACTGGCTGTAAATACAAGATTTATGaacttcatttaaaaaaaagaaatataaataaaaatacgaaCATAAGCACAGCCAAGAAGGTGATGATCAGTAAAGGAAACCAAAGGACCTGTATTTGTATATCTTCAAAATCTAACAAGAATTCTGATTTTGAATCCTAAATGAAGGTGGCTTGataaaatttgcaaaaataCATTTACAGACAAATTAACTGTATATAACTTCTCTACGATCATATCAACCTCCTAAGACTCGTAGGATCCAGTTCCAAACTTCATTTTtagctgaatatatatatattcatcatccAGTTTCTTTTTGATGAGCATCGACCATCATGTGGGAGTTGCTTGGATGGATTTTCTTGAGCACCCAGAAAACACAACCACTAGAAGAATTGGACTCTTTCACTCTTCTAGATTGATGAGTTTCCCCTGAAGGACAAGCCTTGActgtttgttgttgttgttgttgttccaTTTGCTTCAATTTCTGTTTGTGGAGCTTCCGCATCGCATGGGCTTCAGCGATAGCATAACCAGGAGTTGGCATGGCTAGATAATccaatgatgaagaagaagaagaagaagaagaagaagatatttgGAAGAGGATAATATTGGTGGGATTGGGATATTAGTTTATAGCCACCAGCTTCATACATTTTGGCATGGGCAACAAGCATAAAAAAAGCAGTGTCCATTAGTGCACTGACTGGGTCCTTTGGTTTTGACACTTtctttgttgcttcttggaccTAAATACTTTgagaacaacttaaaaaaatataataataattggttttaattAAAGTATGTTAATTTGGTTGGAAGCTGTGGAATGTTTGGCTTGGTCGCCAAGGAAAATAGTAAATGTATTACCAAATGCTATATAATTCCTTTTTGACATttgtttgttttcattttaataattcTGAAACTATTATGAACATTTTGTATTAAGCTAACTTTGatcctactttttcttttttatacatattttagtCCTCCTAAAATTCTGATATCATCGGTTACCTAACTTTCCAAGCATGAATACCCTGCCATGGAAGAAATATGGACTCGGATACTTTTGACTCCACAATCCTTTGTCACCGTGCATCCCACCAATTAATTGTTGACCCAGTCATgttgcaattattattattattattattattattattattattattattattatatgtatttttttggcTGAGATACACGGATTTTATAAACCCAAATGAGGCAAACAATCAAAAAATTCTTAACCAAAACTACAGGTGGACATGGAAATCAGTTGTTCGATcggttttttgtatttattgttttgcAAATCAAATCCAACTAAACCATTGAGAGACATCAAGTCGAACAAAACTGACACTCATCGGTTCAGTTCGATTCGTTTAATTGATTTGGGCTTTGCCCAAtaccgattattattattatttttttaatttcataaattttttaattttttaaataatttaaatttaatattatcaataattaaaactaaacaatttaaaaatataaaaatatatttaaaataatatattaacaaattatatatatatatatatagaaaaagttTATGATGCGaatttatatatgctttttaaaaaaaatatcggtTTTGTTGTGTAcggttatatatacatatacagtaaaattgatattttttttttataaagaattCAACTTTGGTATGAATCCGCATGCAGACAGATCGTATCATAacctcatcatatatatatatatatatatatggttgatcctttagtttgatttgattaaaaattatccaaattgaattaaattaatcatAGACTAACAGATCAAACCAAACTAGTTGGATTACATCAGTTTCATTGATATGAATCAATTTATGCCTCCAAAATCAAGAGCTAAGGTCATGGCCTCTCTCTTGATTCATAATCATTGCAAAGATCATTGTTAATCAGTATGTCTGTTTTGTTACATATTCCCCTATCCATTTTGTCATATATGATGTGGGTTTTGAGTTCTTTCAAGTAATTTcatattagaaaattacaaGCAAAAATAGAACTCT is a genomic window containing:
- the LOC125420304 gene encoding uncharacterized protein LOC125420304, which produces MVLAFVWNLKNVWPFSMFKPDDLRVSNDFVSKLSIPEETKQFVYAVREPETQSLIYILSVQNLSERSVSDSECLIGEIRPELVIAQVGHSPTTEDRELGDGVDSLLPTSSFEVLRRCFLDKVSKENYENVASNLVLREIFGTSFHGNFLAAKKAALEVGSSFLEIESKCLNSSIADNSTSEDLDAVSKYQGLVSSLVPQKVGIPVSSSSMRLFSTNNIQSQMVQLLAPYMDLSIKRLSPSSSVLEIAPEEIQLQHNYEAPPFAKSIYSLLVDLYNIFEDIPSIGKALAHSQKMLYSINRGEAVDNQIISEVYIFRVAVEGLRIAMNNAGRLPIDKLGNANSSVTDFSELSIEDKSQVLFIQALRDQAKKFKTIVAVVDASNLAGLRKHWNVHVPPEVKDLVGQIITDSEGEEEMSKQMGMKRLLTEKPMVAVGAGATAVIGATSLSKVVPASTIMKAVTFKVPASLKLMMTQSQKVVALAKTFVPSKVVAPGFATSGIKTTPVLKATASAENIRAVAHGVIASAEKTSFSAMRTAFYEIMRKRQVRPIGFLPWATFGGSIATCMGLLMYGDGIECVAESLPAAPSIANLGRGVHSLHQVSQELRQTDGTRIQKSVESLMYRLKKVKFQ